One Setaria viridis chromosome 5, Setaria_viridis_v4.0, whole genome shotgun sequence genomic region harbors:
- the LOC117856425 gene encoding uncharacterized protein, whose amino-acid sequence MHEKCEREALQAADQDNSKDKDASTTDETEDPWDPPYDPCPPCETWEESEEWFHKTTALIANSRATNIITPDRTPQRVTDALWHKVPDLVSILEKDNVPGFLQLFNNNRGCMAWGFVITPETFNYIVSENALRCAKVALEGKAPELSGHRANPNYMNPYGYFPLHEAAEKFSVDMINLLFNYGASANVRTAGDKIIENLLPLHVAVENTCLHKYLEDSLLPFQDYPDRRDYVYKLIQLLCLPEMKIFLDTTRLLAKKTDNLLDELWNYVKDGKLVQTAVLLLAGQEQIRQVGSSKKRKGFSEPDGFDTIMTCLMKCSVALKEKRRDQNELEASLTLECIALLVNIISKAGEDLDAYIQTHSEEPYVEVLERVSSILKDRGFFPTGEGIDVGNLCPFDCKMFSDPGSRGECLGLNYSFHTLQNGP is encoded by the exons ATGCATGAAAAGTGTGAAAGGGAGGCCTTGCAGGCAGCTGATCAAGATAACAGTAAAGATAAAGACGCATCGACAACGGATGAAACAGAGGATCCATGGGATCCTCCATATGATCCTTGCCCTCCTTGTGAAACCTGGGAAGAGTCAGAAGAG TGGTTCCATAAAACTACTGCTTTAATTGCTAACTCCAGGGCAACCAATATAATTACCCCAGACCGTACACCACAG CGGGTGACTGATGCTTTATGGCACAAAGTTCCGGACCTAGTTTCCATCCTCGAAAAGGATAATGTCCCCGGCTTCCTCCAACTTTTTAATAATAACAGGGGATGCATGGCATGGGGTTTTGTCATCACCCCAGAAACCTTCAATTACATTGTCAGTGAAAATGCACTGCGATGTGCCAAAGTTGCGTTGGAGGGAAAGGCACCTGAACTCAGTGGACACCGTGCCAATCCCAACTACATGAATCCATATGGATACTTCCCGCTTCACGAAGCTGCTGAAAAGTTCTCTGTTGATATGATCAACTTGCTGTTCAACTATGGTGCATCAGCTAATGTTCGCACAGCCGGTGATAAGATCATtgagaatctactcccactccATGTTGCGGTTGAGAATACTTGCCTCCACAAGTATCTGGAGGACAGTTTATTGCCTTTCCAGGATTATCCGGATCGTCGAGACTATGTCTACAAGCTCATCCAACTCCTGTGCCTACCTGAAATG AAAATTTTCTTGGATACGACTAGATTGCTCGCGAAAAAGACGGATAATCTACTTGACGAGCTCTGGAACTATGTGAAGGATGGCAAGCTTGTCCAGACTGCAGTTTTACTCCTGGCAGGTCAAGAGCAGATCCGTCAGGTTGGTTCGTCCAAGAAGAGAAAAGGCTTTTCTGAGCCAGATGGGTTTGACACTATCATGACTTGTTTGATGAAGTGTTCAGTTGccctaaaagaaaaaagaagggatCAGAATGAGCTGGAGGCGAGTTTAACTCTTGAGTGCATTGCTTTGCTTGTTAATATAATTTCCAAAGCTGGTGAAGATCTTGATGCATACATTCAAACACATTCAGAG GAGCCCTATGTGGAGGTCCTTGAACGGGTGTCTTCTATTCTTAAGGACCGTGGATTTTTCCCTACCGGAGAAGGAATCGACGTTGGAAACCT CTGTCCTTTTGATTGTAAAATGTTCTCTGACCCTGGATCACGTGGTGAGTGTTTGGGCTTGAATTATTCTTTCCATACTTTGCAAAATGGACCCTAA